The window TACCAACCACGTTATAACGTATTGTTACGCGACGATAAATCATATCCTTATCTATTTTTAAGCAGCGAAGCTCACCCTAGAATTTCGATGCACCGAGGGGCGAAACATGCTAAAGGTGAGTACTTTGGCCCTTTCCCAAGCTCTTATGCAGTAAGGGAAACATTGGCATTAATGCAGAAGTTGTTTCCAATACGTCAATGTGAAGATAGCATGTATCGAAATCGCTCAAGGCCTTGTTTACAATATCAAATTGGCCGTTGCCTAGGCCCCTGTGTCAAAGGTTTAGTTTCCGATGAAGACTATAACCAACAAGTTGAATATGTCCGTTTATTTTTGACCGGAAAAGATAAACAAGTTTTGGCTGGCTTAGTTGACCGTATGGAAAAGGCAAGTTTAGAGCTACGTTTTGAAGATGCAGCGCGTTTTAGAGATCAAATTCAAGCAGTCAGGGCAGTCACTGAGGAGCAATATGTATCGGGTGACAGCGATGATCTGGACGTTATTGGTGTTTCTTTTGAATCTGGCCTTGCTTGTGTGCATGTACTTTTTATTCGCCAAGGGAAAGTGCTTGGAAGTCGCAGCTATTTCCCCAAAATTCCAACAGATACACAGCTTGAGGAAGTGGTTCAAACCTTTTTAGGTCAGTTTTATTTGCAAGGTAGTGAAAATAGAACGTTACCTGGCGAAATATTATTAGATTTTGCATTAACAGAAAAAGAATTATTAGCGGAGTCTCTTTCAGAGGTCGCTGGGCGCAAAATTAATATTCAAAGTCAGCCTCGTGGTGTGAGAGCTCGTTACTTAAAACTAGCGAGAACGAATGCATCGATTGCACTTTCAACTAAACTTGCACAACACTCGACGGTGCAACAGCGCATGGAAGCGCTTGCAAAAGTGGTTAATTTAGAAAATATCAACCGTATGGAGTGTTTTGATATCTCGCATACGATGGGGGAGCAAACCGTCGCTTCTTGTGTTGTGTTTGATAAATCGGGTCCAGTGAAATCTGAATATCGTCGTTATAACATTACTGGTATCACTCCTGGTGATGATTACGCAGCAATGCACCAAGTTTTAACGCGCCGATATGGTAAACACATTGATGAAAGCAAAGTTCCTGACATTATCTTTATCGATGGCGGTAAAGGGCAACTAGGGCAGGCAAAGGATGTATTTAATTCACTTGAGGTTGATTGGGATAAAAAACACCCATTGTTAATTGGTGTTGCTAAAGGTAGTGACCGCAAAGCAGGGCTTGAAACGTTATTTTTAAAGCCTGAGGGCGAAGGTTTTTCACTACCACCTGATTCTCCCGCTTTGCATGTTATCCAACATATCCGAGATGAGTCACATAATCATGCGATTACGGGGCACCGGCAACGAAGAGCAAAAGTCAAAAGTACGAGTGCATTAGAGTCAATCGAGGGAGTTGGGCCAAAACGTCGGCAGATGTTGCTAAAATATATGGGTGGGTTACAACCTTTACGTAATGCAAGTATAGAAGAAATCGCAAAAGTGCCCTCGATCTCATACGCCCTTGCAGAAAAGATTTATAATGCATTGAAACAGTGAGTGTCTTAGGGCAACATATTCATAATATCCAACTTGGTCAAAAAGTTAGTGAGCGTGATGAAATTAAACATACCAACGTGGTTGACATTATTTCGCGTCATCCTAATACCGTTTTTTGTATTAGCCTTTTATCTCCCTGTCGCTTGGGGGCCGTTTGCATGTGCGCTTATTTTTGTTATTGCAGCGGTAACTGATTGGTTTGATGGTTTTTTAGCAAGGTTGTGGAAGCAAACTACAAAGTTTGGTGCTTTTTTAGATCCTGTTGCCGATAAAGTTATGGTTGCAACGGCATTAGTATTAGTTACAGAAAGTTATGATGTTTGGTATGTAACTTTGCCTGCAGCAACGATGATTGCACGTGAAATCATTATTTCGTCTTTACGTGAATGGATGGCAGAGATTGGTAAACGCAGCAGTGTGGCCGTTTCTTGGATTGGTAAATTTAAAACAACTGCTCAGATGATGTCATTAGTCGGTCTATTGTGGCGTCCAACGCCATTAATTGAAAATCTTTCAATTGCACTAATGTATGTTGCGGCTATCTTAACATTTTGGTCAATGTTCCAATATTTAAAGGCTGCATGGGCCGATTTGAGCGAAGCGTGATCGAAATGATTGAAAAAACAGCGAACGATCCAATTATTTAAATAATTGTATTGACTCGATAGGTGAAATCAGTAGAATGCAACGCATCGAACGGCAACATGGTTTACGAAAATAAATAAGTAAATCAGCCAGTTTGAAAAGCATAAGCTGAAAAGTGAAGCTTTATGCGGGAATAGCTCAGTTGGTAGAGCACGACCTTGCCAAGGTCGGGGTCGCGAGTTCGAGTCTCGTTTCCCGCTCCAAATTTCGAAAGAAATTCGGATAAGGCGCGTTAGCAAAGCGGTTATGCACCGGATTGCAAATCCGTGTAGCTCGGTTCGACTCCGGGACGCGCCTCCAAAATTTAGCCCAGGTGGTGAAATCGGTAGACACAAGGGATTTAAAATCCCTCGGCCTTTATGCTGTGCGGGTTCAAGTCCCGCCCTGGGCACCATCTTAAAGTAATCTAAACACGATTAAGTGTTTTATTTTAAGTTTAGCTGACTACAATATATCAAATATATGGGTTAGCCGGGTAAGTTAATAATTTATCCAAGTTTTTGAGAACGAAAATTTAGCCCAGGTGGTGAAATCGGTAGACACAAGGGATTTAAAATCCCTCGGCCTTTAGGCTGTGCGGGTTCAAGTCCCGCCCTGGGCACCATCTAAATTTAAATCAGTTATGGTTTGAAATTAGCAATTAACCACCTCTAGGTGGTTTTTTTGTATTTACTTCCTTTCAAGTATTTTATACCAGCTCAATTAATATCGATTCTTTGTAATGTTTCCTATTTATATTCAATGGTTTATTAAAAAATGAAGCTGTTGTTTCATTGTGTCAATTAACTCGCTATTCGTGTAAAAAACCGTAAGTCAGACCGTTCCGTTAGTATTTTATGTCACTATTCTGATCCTTGAAGAGGAACGAGCTATGTCTAACATGAAAACTGAAGTTGTAGTTGTACGATTAACCAAACACGAACGAGCATTATTAGATACAGTGAAAACAAAACCTTTATTAGCCGACTGGTTGAAGGAAATTGCCATGGCAGAGGTTAAGCAGCAGGAAAATAAGAAAGAGTAAGGCAGATTTAATTATGCAGAAATCAATCGAGTCATTTAATGTGCTTATAGAAAAGTTAATTTTTTGATTAATTATTCGTTTTTGATAGTATCAAATTAGATGACTTAATTGGAATTTGAGAAGTGATGATAAAAGGAATTTTGTTTACGTTAATACTCGTACTCGTTTCTGGTTGTACAACGAAAAAACTAGATGCCCCTTATGGTTTTAAGTGGGGGCAAACCCCCGAGCAGATACGAAAACTGCATTTAAAAGGATTGCAATGTACTGAGTTTCAAGAAGGAGGTGCATTATGTTCATCAACAGACTCCCCTCAAATAGCAAATAAGCTGTTTTTATTGATGTTTTCTCGGGAGAATAATACGTTAATGCTAGTTTCTTCCCAAGGAAAAGATAGTCGAGACCAATCAGCCATTTTGGCTGAGTATGATGCAATTAACCAGAAAATGTTTGAAGTTTATGGTTTACCAATGCAAACCATTGAACGCTATAAACGGGATGTTTATTTCTTAGATAAAATATCGGATGACGAAACAACGCCATTTAAGCGGGTTTATGAAAAAAGTGGCATGCAGATTATGGTCGGTATTGTTAGTAATGCCCATTTTCGTAAAATCCACGATAAAAAAGACATTGTTTACTCAGTGATGGTTATCCATAATTTAATACCAACTATGCCACAATAAGCAGCTATTAAGCTATTTCATACTCGTTAATGCTATTTGTTCTTTCGTTTGGCAATGCGTTTTCATCTATGGTTTTGTCTCTAGATGCACTCTTCAATGGCTGTCGAGTAGGCGGAAATACGCGTCGATGTTGGACAGGTACAATAGCGCGGGAATTAGATCCGTTACGACGTGCTATTAAAGTTCTACTGGTTTTAAATGAACAATTAATGGGAAAGTCATCAGTAAACTGGTCTGTTCTCCTTATTTATTGTCACTCTGTCTTAAGTAAATGGATAATATCAGGTATATTAGAGCCTGATTGTTAGCTACCAAGAAAAAATTACTATGATTATCAAACCTAAAATTCGTGGTTTTATCTGCACTACAGCTCATCCAGCAGGATGTGAAGCCAATGTGCGTGAGCAAATTGCCTACGTGAAATCACGTGGCGAACTGAAAAATGGCCCTAAGAAAGTTTTAGTTATTGGTGCATCCACCGGTTACGGTCTTGCCTCTCGTATCAATGCTGCATTTGGCAGTGGTGCGGCTACCATCGGCGTATTTTTTGAAAAGCCAGGCAGTGAAGGTAAAACAGGCTCTGCGGGTTGGTACAATTCTGCAGGTTTTGACAAAGCAGCAAAAGAAGAAGGCCTGTATGCGAAAAGTATTAATGGTGATGCTTTCTCTGATGAATGCCGTCAAACTGTCATTGATTTAATTAAACAAGATTTAGGCCAAATTGATTTAGTTGTTTATTCACTGGCCTCTCCAGTGCGTAAAATGCCTGAAACGGGCGAAATTGTACGCTCAGCATTGAAACCTATTGGCGAGCCGTATAAATCTGTTGCGTTAGATACCAACAAAGATGTACTGATTGAAGCGGTTGTTGAACCTGCAAATGAACAAGAAATCGCAGACACAGTAAAAGTCATGGGCGGCCAAGACTGGGAACTGTGGATGGACGCATTAGATGAAGCAGGCGTTTTAGCCGATAATGCACAATCCGTGGCTTATTCTTATATTGGTACGGACTTAACATGGCCAATTTACTGGCATGGTACATTAGGCAAAGCGAAAGAAGATTTGGACCGTGCGGCTTATGCAATCAACCAAAAATTGCAAGCTAAGGGTGGAGCCGCTTATGTCGCAGTACTAAAATCTGTTGTAACTCAAGCCTCTTCTGCAATTCCTGTCATGCCTTTATATATCTCTATTGTCTTTAAAATTATGAAAGAGAAAGGGATCCATGAAGGTTGTATTGAACAAATTCAGCGCTTATTTGCTACTAAATTATTCAATGACTCAGTGCCAGATACTGATGAAAAACATCGTCTACGCTTAGATGATTGGGAATTACGTGATGACGTACAAAATACATGCCGTGAAATTTGGCAGCAGCTGAATGATAATAACATCAATGAGCTAACGGATTATCAAGGCTATAAAGCTGAGTTTCTCCGTTTGTTTGGCTTCGGCTTAAATGGTGTCAATTATGATGCAGATCTCAGCGGTGAAGTAAATTTTGAAGTGAAAGAGCTGATTTAATCATATTGGTCA is drawn from Providencia huaxiensis and contains these coding sequences:
- the uvrC gene encoding excinuclease ABC subunit UvrC, encoding MSEQFEPKAFLKTVTNQPGVYRMYDAGETVIYVGKAKDLKKRLSSYFRENVGSRKTEQLVKQIASIDVTVTHTETEALLLEHNYIKLYQPRYNVLLRDDKSYPYLFLSSEAHPRISMHRGAKHAKGEYFGPFPSSYAVRETLALMQKLFPIRQCEDSMYRNRSRPCLQYQIGRCLGPCVKGLVSDEDYNQQVEYVRLFLTGKDKQVLAGLVDRMEKASLELRFEDAARFRDQIQAVRAVTEEQYVSGDSDDLDVIGVSFESGLACVHVLFIRQGKVLGSRSYFPKIPTDTQLEEVVQTFLGQFYLQGSENRTLPGEILLDFALTEKELLAESLSEVAGRKINIQSQPRGVRARYLKLARTNASIALSTKLAQHSTVQQRMEALAKVVNLENINRMECFDISHTMGEQTVASCVVFDKSGPVKSEYRRYNITGITPGDDYAAMHQVLTRRYGKHIDESKVPDIIFIDGGKGQLGQAKDVFNSLEVDWDKKHPLLIGVAKGSDRKAGLETLFLKPEGEGFSLPPDSPALHVIQHIRDESHNHAITGHRQRRAKVKSTSALESIEGVGPKRRQMLLKYMGGLQPLRNASIEEIAKVPSISYALAEKIYNALKQ
- the pgsA gene encoding CDP-diacylglycerol--glycerol-3-phosphate 3-phosphatidyltransferase; the encoded protein is MKLNIPTWLTLFRVILIPFFVLAFYLPVAWGPFACALIFVIAAVTDWFDGFLARLWKQTTKFGAFLDPVADKVMVATALVLVTESYDVWYVTLPAATMIAREIIISSLREWMAEIGKRSSVAVSWIGKFKTTAQMMSLVGLLWRPTPLIENLSIALMYVAAILTFWSMFQYLKAAWADLSEA
- a CDS encoding MbeCy → MSNMKTEVVVVRLTKHERALLDTVKTKPLLADWLKEIAMAEVKQQENKKE
- the fabV gene encoding enoyl-ACP reductase FabV; translation: MIIKPKIRGFICTTAHPAGCEANVREQIAYVKSRGELKNGPKKVLVIGASTGYGLASRINAAFGSGAATIGVFFEKPGSEGKTGSAGWYNSAGFDKAAKEEGLYAKSINGDAFSDECRQTVIDLIKQDLGQIDLVVYSLASPVRKMPETGEIVRSALKPIGEPYKSVALDTNKDVLIEAVVEPANEQEIADTVKVMGGQDWELWMDALDEAGVLADNAQSVAYSYIGTDLTWPIYWHGTLGKAKEDLDRAAYAINQKLQAKGGAAYVAVLKSVVTQASSAIPVMPLYISIVFKIMKEKGIHEGCIEQIQRLFATKLFNDSVPDTDEKHRLRLDDWELRDDVQNTCREIWQQLNDNNINELTDYQGYKAEFLRLFGFGLNGVNYDADLSGEVNFEVKELI